Proteins from one Actinobacillus delphinicola genomic window:
- a CDS encoding curli polymerization inhibitor CsgI-related protein, with the protein MKLSTVALASIALFSSATSFAGMLSVSPNIEVLALDGHKVKNPTFSELKNLEISNNHVHQAVISVSDIINQGNNQVLYESDPIIVTFDSHDQNVMLNVPRLRNQFEVNEFKNNPHINVTTQSGQKIPSKQAFLPQEGFLPGLNLIDNIAKYNASNGVASVSSFAMIKKTVPSDVVTNESMSLAGDTYQIKKEKVVVKGQNIAEQQLQFWFQQADKATKARFLKWAKAQK; encoded by the coding sequence ATGAAATTATCTACCGTTGCCCTCGCAAGTATTGCACTTTTTTCATCTGCGACAAGCTTTGCAGGGATGCTAAGTGTATCGCCGAATATTGAAGTATTAGCACTAGACGGACATAAAGTAAAAAATCCCACTTTTAGTGAACTAAAAAACTTAGAAATTAGCAATAATCACGTTCATCAAGCCGTTATAAGTGTAAGTGACATTATTAATCAAGGGAATAATCAAGTTTTATATGAATCAGATCCTATTATTGTTACCTTTGATAGCCACGATCAAAATGTCATGTTAAATGTACCAAGATTACGCAATCAATTTGAAGTAAATGAATTTAAAAATAATCCTCATATCAATGTGACAACTCAAAGTGGTCAAAAAATTCCATCCAAACAAGCTTTTCTTCCACAAGAAGGTTTTCTACCTGGATTAAACTTAATTGACAATATTGCTAAATATAATGCATCTAATGGTGTTGCATCTGTTTCTTCTTTTGCAATGATCAAAAAAACTGTGCCAAGTGACGTTGTCACAAATGAATCTATGTCGCTTGCTGGCGATACATATCAAATAAAAAAAGAAAAAGTTGTCGTTAAAGGACAAAATATTGCAGAACAACAATTACAATTTTGGTTCCAACAGGCGGATAAAGCAACAAAAGCACGCTTCTTAAAATGGGCTAAAGCACAAAAATAG
- a CDS encoding acylphosphatase, whose amino-acid sequence MKVVRILVTGCVQGVGFRFYTKRLADQLELVGTVQNLSNGGVEIIVKGESAIVQKFIDKLPKMNPYARVEDIEVEDVIEKVVFLNFSILR is encoded by the coding sequence ATGAAAGTCGTTAGAATTCTTGTCACAGGATGTGTGCAAGGTGTGGGATTTCGTTTTTATACGAAACGATTAGCCGATCAGCTAGAATTGGTAGGTACGGTGCAAAACTTATCTAATGGAGGAGTGGAAATTATAGTGAAAGGGGAGTCTGCAATTGTACAAAAGTTTATTGATAAATTACCTAAAATGAATCCGTATGCTCGAGTAGAAGATATAGAAGTAGAAGATGTTATAGAAAAAGTAGTTTTCTTAAATTTTTCAATTCTACGGTAA
- a CDS encoding TusE/DsrC/DsvC family sulfur relay protein, which translates to MLTVNDKQIETDKEGYLLNHQEWSTDVAIAIAKQENLELTELHWEVILFVREFYEEYKTSPAIRMLVKAISQKFGPEKGNSRYLQRLFPNGVAKQATKLAGLPKPAKCL; encoded by the coding sequence ATGCTTACTGTTAATGACAAACAGATTGAAACAGATAAAGAAGGGTATCTTCTGAATCATCAAGAATGGTCAACCGATGTCGCGATTGCTATCGCAAAACAAGAAAATCTTGAATTAACAGAATTACATTGGGAAGTCATTCTCTTTGTTCGTGAATTCTATGAAGAATACAAAACCTCTCCTGCAATTCGCATGCTCGTAAAAGCGATATCCCAAAAATTTGGACCAGAAAAAGGAAACAGCCGCTACTTACAAAGACTTTTCCCAAATGGCGTTGCTAAGCAAGCAACAAAACTTGCAGGACTGCCAAAGCCTGCTAAATGCCTTTAA
- a CDS encoding Bax inhibitor-1/YccA family protein, with protein sequence MRMRIDTDRLNENGYSASALSTNRVLRNTYFLLGLTLAFSALTAYISMALGLPPLSPLIVIIGFYALLFLNNALSNSGWGILSTFALTGFMGYTLGPIINMYLGAGLGSAVAYAFAGTAVVFFASSAYVLTTKRDMSFLGGTMMALFVVLIIGMIASFFFHTPAFIIGISSLFVIFSTLAILYETSEIVNGGETNYIRATVNLYVSIYNLFISLLNILGIMNRDD encoded by the coding sequence ATGCGTATGCGTATTGATACAGATCGTCTTAACGAAAATGGCTACTCTGCTTCTGCATTAAGCACGAACAGAGTGCTAAGAAACACTTACTTCTTACTCGGACTAACCCTCGCTTTTTCTGCCCTAACCGCCTATATTTCAATGGCACTAGGACTTCCGCCTCTTAGTCCATTAATTGTTATTATCGGTTTTTACGCATTACTCTTTTTGAATAATGCACTGTCTAACAGTGGTTGGGGAATTTTATCCACCTTCGCATTAACAGGATTCATGGGATACACTCTCGGACCTATCATCAATATGTACCTCGGTGCAGGTCTTGGCAGTGCCGTTGCCTATGCTTTTGCTGGAACAGCAGTCGTCTTTTTTGCAAGTTCCGCTTATGTGTTAACTACGAAACGTGATATGTCATTCTTAGGCGGCACAATGATGGCACTCTTTGTTGTGCTTATTATTGGCATGATTGCAAGTTTCTTCTTCCATACTCCAGCTTTCATTATCGGTATTAGCTCACTCTTTGTGATCTTCTCTACCCTTGCAATCCTTTATGAAACTAGTGAGATCGTAAATGGTGGAGAAACAAATTATATCCGAGCAACCGTAAATCTTTATGTTTCAATTTATAACTTATTCATCAGCTTACTTAATATCCTCGGTATTATGAACCGTGATGACTAA
- a CDS encoding H-NS family histone-like protein — protein MENLIKVLNNKRSLRRVINEMSLDDAESCLLKLQEIIEERRAENEKIAQQLAEKERAVSELREKMATLGISIEDLGGNATTRSSKKGTKVPAKYEWMDAEGTIHQWTGRGNMPLSLKAEINDHNKTLEDFLIK, from the coding sequence ATGGAAAACTTAATAAAAGTATTAAATAATAAAAGAAGTTTACGACGCGTAATTAATGAAATGAGTTTAGACGACGCCGAAAGCTGTTTATTAAAACTTCAAGAAATTATTGAAGAACGTCGAGCTGAAAATGAAAAAATTGCACAACAACTCGCTGAAAAAGAACGTGCAGTTTCTGAATTACGTGAAAAAATGGCAACACTAGGTATTTCTATTGAAGATCTTGGTGGTAATGCAACAACTCGTTCTAGTAAAAAAGGAACCAAAGTTCCTGCGAAATATGAATGGATGGATGCAGAAGGTACAATCCATCAATGGACAGGTCGTGGTAACATGCCTTTATCTTTAAAAGCAGAAATCAATGACCATAATAAAACATTAGAAGATTTCTTAATTAAATAA
- a CDS encoding methyltransferase family protein, which yields MYLTPVYYPFKLSPLVSLFFLTLGIIIAISSLSLFIKNKANISPLDLNNTTYLIDTGIYRYTRNPMYLSLLLILIAYFFYLENLLSFWGILFYYFMTTHFQIKKEEKHLLKQFGNQYQAYMHKVGRWI from the coding sequence ATGTACTTAACTCCAGTATATTATCCATTCAAATTATCACCATTAGTTAGCCTATTTTTTCTTACCCTTGGTATTATCATTGCTATAAGTAGTTTATCGTTATTTATCAAAAACAAAGCAAATATTAGTCCTCTTGATTTAAATAATACAACATACTTAATTGATACTGGTATTTATCGTTATACCCGTAATCCTATGTATCTTAGCTTATTGCTTATCCTTATTGCTTACTTCTTCTACTTAGAAAATTTATTATCATTTTGGGGAATACTATTTTACTATTTTATGACCACTCACTTTCAAATAAAAAAAGAAGAAAAACACTTATTAAAACAATTTGGTAACCAGTATCAAGCTTATATGCATAAAGTGGGACGTTGGATATAA
- the grpE gene encoding nucleotide exchange factor GrpE has translation MSTKNNPVHEEVTATEDVEKDLPEQETQEQEMTESDPLADAIERVQELEEQLAEAAKKEQDILLRSRAEIDNIRRRATQDVEKAHKFALEKFAKDLLESIDNLERALAVPTDEMAENVRAIIDGVELTLKGLLKTVENYGIKAVGEVGESFNPELHHAIKQEQVEGMDSNKITNVLQKGYTLNGRVIRPAMVMISA, from the coding sequence ATGTCTACAAAAAACAACCCAGTTCATGAAGAAGTGACCGCTACCGAAGACGTAGAAAAAGACTTACCAGAACAAGAAACTCAAGAACAAGAAATGACTGAATCAGATCCACTTGCTGATGCGATTGAACGTGTACAAGAACTAGAAGAACAATTAGCAGAAGCAGCCAAAAAAGAACAAGATATCTTACTACGTAGCCGCGCAGAAATTGATAATATTCGCCGTCGTGCTACTCAAGATGTTGAAAAAGCTCATAAATTTGCACTTGAAAAATTTGCAAAAGATCTTCTTGAATCTATCGATAATTTAGAACGTGCTCTAGCTGTTCCAACAGATGAAATGGCAGAAAATGTTCGTGCAATTATTGATGGTGTTGAATTAACCTTAAAAGGTTTATTAAAAACCGTTGAAAATTATGGCATTAAAGCTGTAGGTGAAGTAGGCGAATCTTTTAATCCTGAACTTCACCATGCTATTAAACAAGAGCAAGTAGAAGGCATGGATTCAAACAAAATTACTAATGTCCTACAAAAAGGTTATACTTTAAACGGACGTGTCATTCGCCCAGCAATGGTAATGATTTCAGCGTAA
- a CDS encoding NAD(+) kinase, protein MTTTRHTLTHQSLHKTFHTIGLVGRPRGDNTLRMHKNVFNWLNDRGYKVLVEPEIGNQLHLAPKYIANLQQIGEQAQLVIVIGGDGNMLGKARDFAKYNIPLIGINRGNLGFLTDIDPNQTYTQLEACLERGEFFVEERFLLEVKIEGDDGVYQAACAVNEAVVHPAKIAHMLDFHVYINDKFAFSQRSDGLIIATPTGSTAYSLSAGGPIMTPDLNALALVPMFPHTLSSRPLVIDGDSKVSIRFADHQHSGLEVGCDSQITLNIRPTDVVHIQKSPHKLRLLHLNNYNYYNVLSSKLGWLRNKN, encoded by the coding sequence ATGACAACGACTAGACACACATTGACACATCAATCATTACATAAAACTTTCCATACCATCGGGTTAGTTGGAAGACCTCGTGGGGATAATACCTTGCGTATGCATAAGAATGTGTTTAATTGGTTAAATGATCGTGGATATAAGGTGCTAGTTGAGCCTGAAATTGGTAACCAGCTTCATTTAGCACCGAAATATATTGCAAATTTGCAACAAATAGGCGAACAAGCACAGTTAGTTATTGTGATTGGTGGCGACGGTAATATGCTAGGTAAAGCTCGAGATTTTGCAAAATATAATATTCCACTTATCGGGATTAACCGAGGAAATTTAGGATTTTTAACTGATATAGACCCTAACCAAACTTATACCCAGCTTGAAGCTTGTTTAGAACGTGGTGAATTTTTTGTTGAGGAACGCTTTTTACTTGAAGTAAAAATAGAAGGAGATGATGGCGTTTACCAGGCAGCGTGTGCGGTGAACGAGGCAGTGGTTCATCCGGCCAAGATTGCACATATGTTAGATTTCCATGTATATATTAATGATAAGTTCGCTTTTTCTCAGCGCTCTGATGGTTTAATAATTGCCACGCCGACAGGATCAACAGCTTACTCTTTATCAGCAGGTGGTCCGATTATGACACCTGATCTTAATGCTTTAGCATTAGTACCTATGTTCCCTCATACATTATCTTCTCGTCCTTTAGTCATTGATGGCGATAGCAAGGTTTCTATTCGTTTTGCCGATCACCAGCATTCTGGTCTTGAAGTGGGGTGTGATAGTCAAATTACACTAAATATCCGACCAACAGATGTTGTACATATTCAAAAAAGCCCACATAAATTACGTTTACTACATTTGAATAATTATAATTATTACAATGTATTAAGTTCTAAATTAGGTTGGTTAAGAAATAAAAATTAG
- the recN gene encoding DNA repair protein RecN, with protein sequence MLTQLTINHFAIVHHVDIEFATGMSVITGETGAGKSIALDALGVCLGQRTDSTMLRDNENRADICAVFHISPENPAYTWLIEQELQDTDNPENCILRRVISPDGRSKSFINSTPVSAQQLKLLGQFLVQINGQHAAQQLLKPEYQMQLLDCYCEHTSVLNQMQADYSNWKNLQQQVATFHQKCQENAAKKQLLEYQVAELDEFALKENEYEELEKEHTRLSNSETLSMLSQSASQLLSENEEVNIESLLYRATQHIGELVELDAQYAEVNTLLQEALIQIQEASSELQILSSNIEQDPALLQDVEDRLSQCINLARKHNVKPEALYQLHQQLKQELTELVDFSESEQTLIEEENKAYRHALETAERLHQSRMEKATVLSQQVTENIQKLAMENAIFSIELNFDENKLTAKGADSIAFNLRSNLGQQAQALNKTASGGELSRIALTLQVLTSHKNAIPTLIFDEIDVGISGATASVVGQLLRNLGAHTQVICVTHLPQVACCGHHHFAVEKHVVNDKTETMMKKLTPATRVHALAKLLGGSEITETALANAEEMLALVS encoded by the coding sequence ATGCTAACTCAATTAACAATTAATCATTTTGCAATTGTCCATCATGTTGATATTGAATTTGCAACTGGTATGTCAGTTATTACTGGTGAAACAGGGGCAGGTAAATCTATTGCTTTGGATGCATTAGGTGTTTGTCTTGGGCAGCGTACCGATAGCACAATGTTGCGTGACAATGAAAACCGTGCAGATATTTGTGCCGTATTTCATATTTCTCCTGAAAACCCAGCTTATACATGGTTGATTGAACAAGAGTTACAAGATACAGATAATCCTGAAAACTGTATTTTGCGTCGTGTCATTAGCCCAGATGGTCGTTCTAAATCCTTTATCAATAGTACACCTGTTTCCGCACAACAATTAAAATTACTCGGGCAATTTTTAGTGCAAATTAATGGTCAACATGCTGCCCAACAATTATTGAAACCCGAGTATCAAATGCAATTATTAGATTGTTATTGTGAGCATACGTCAGTTTTAAATCAAATGCAGGCAGATTATTCAAATTGGAAAAATTTACAACAGCAAGTAGCGACTTTTCATCAAAAATGCCAAGAAAATGCAGCGAAAAAACAATTACTTGAATATCAAGTAGCTGAGTTAGATGAATTTGCACTGAAAGAGAATGAATATGAAGAATTAGAAAAAGAACATACTCGTTTATCCAATAGTGAAACATTAAGTATGTTATCGCAGTCTGCCTCACAGTTATTAAGTGAAAATGAAGAAGTTAATATTGAATCTTTATTATATCGTGCGACACAGCACATTGGAGAATTAGTAGAACTAGACGCTCAATATGCAGAAGTTAATACGTTATTACAAGAGGCATTAATACAAATTCAAGAAGCTTCTTCTGAATTGCAGATTTTAAGCAGCAATATTGAACAAGATCCCGCTTTATTACAAGACGTGGAGGATCGCCTAAGCCAATGCATTAATTTGGCACGTAAGCATAATGTTAAACCAGAAGCGCTTTATCAACTACATCAACAATTAAAACAAGAATTAACAGAGTTAGTTGATTTTTCTGAAAGTGAACAAACCTTGATTGAAGAGGAAAATAAAGCATACCGCCACGCATTAGAAACCGCAGAGCGTTTACATCAATCGCGCATGGAAAAAGCGACAGTTTTATCACAACAAGTCACGGAAAATATCCAAAAGTTAGCCATGGAAAATGCGATCTTTTCTATTGAACTGAATTTTGATGAAAATAAATTAACCGCAAAAGGCGCAGACAGTATCGCATTCAATTTACGTAGTAATCTTGGTCAACAGGCTCAAGCTTTAAATAAAACCGCATCAGGCGGAGAACTTTCACGTATTGCATTGACATTACAAGTGCTAACCTCGCATAAAAATGCGATTCCAACCCTCATTTTCGATGAGATTGATGTGGGCATTAGTGGTGCGACTGCGAGTGTGGTAGGGCAATTATTACGTAACTTAGGGGCGCATACCCAAGTGATTTGTGTTACTCATTTACCGCAAGTAGCATGTTGTGGGCATCATCATTTTGCTGTAGAAAAACATGTGGTGAATGATAAAACAGAAACCATGATGAAAAAATTAACGCCAGCAACTCGAGTGCATGCATTAGCCAAATTGCTCGGTGGTAGTGAAATTACAGAAACTGCGTTAGCAAATGCCGAAGAAATGTTAGCACTTGTTTCATAA
- the prmA gene encoding 50S ribosomal protein L11 methyltransferase — protein sequence MAWLQLRMNSTDQQAEALSQAVEDLGAVSVTFVDSQDTPIFEPQPGETRLWGNTDVIALFDAETDMQEVVKGLKALGYLADDVYKVEQIEDKDWEREWMDNFHPMQFGKRLWICPSWREVPDENAVNVMLDPGLAFGTGTHPTTALCLEWLEGLDLEGKTVIDFGCGSGILAIAALKLGAKNAIGVDIDPQAITASTNNAEQNGVADRLQLFLAKDAPKDLKAEVVVANILAGPLKELYPTISELVLPAGDLGLSGILTTQAQGVCDTYAEKFDLDPVAENDEWCRITGKLK from the coding sequence ATGGCGTGGTTACAGCTCCGTATGAATAGTACGGATCAACAAGCAGAAGCATTAAGCCAAGCAGTAGAAGATCTTGGTGCAGTGTCAGTGACTTTTGTCGATAGTCAAGATACTCCGATTTTTGAGCCTCAACCGGGCGAAACGCGTTTATGGGGCAACACGGATGTGATCGCTTTATTTGATGCAGAAACTGATATGCAAGAAGTTGTAAAAGGCTTAAAAGCATTGGGTTACTTAGCAGACGATGTTTATAAAGTAGAACAAATTGAAGATAAAGACTGGGAACGTGAATGGATGGATAACTTCCACCCAATGCAATTCGGTAAACGCTTATGGATTTGTCCAAGCTGGCGTGAAGTTCCAGATGAAAATGCAGTAAATGTGATGCTCGATCCTGGTCTTGCGTTTGGTACAGGTACGCACCCAACAACAGCATTGTGCTTAGAATGGTTAGAAGGTCTTGATTTAGAAGGCAAAACTGTTATTGATTTCGGATGCGGTTCAGGTATTCTCGCTATTGCTGCATTAAAATTAGGCGCAAAAAATGCAATTGGGGTTGATATTGATCCACAGGCAATTACCGCAAGTACTAATAATGCGGAACAAAATGGCGTAGCAGATCGTTTACAGCTCTTTTTAGCAAAAGATGCGCCGAAAGATCTTAAAGCAGAAGTTGTTGTTGCAAATATTTTAGCGGGTCCGTTAAAAGAACTTTATCCGACAATTAGTGAACTCGTATTACCAGCGGGTGATCTCGGATTATCAGGGATTTTAACAACACAAGCACAGGGTGTTTGTGATACATATGCAGAAAAATTTGACCTCGATCCTGTTGCGGAAAATGATGAATGGTGCCGCATTACAGGTAAACTAAAATAG
- a CDS encoding riboflavin synthase subunit alpha produces the protein MFTGIVQGIAPIVAIDEKVNFRTHTIKMPPSLLKDLQLGASVANNGVCLTVTKIDGDLVSFDLMQETLKLTNLSQVNVGDSVNIERAMQMGTEIGGHILSGHVYCMAKVINIIPSENNVQIWFEMPNNGAIKYILHKGFIAIDGISLTIGEVKGNTFCVNLIPETLQRTMISKRPIGSLVNIEIDPQTQAIVDTVERYLKNRQI, from the coding sequence ATGTTTACAGGTATTGTTCAAGGAATTGCCCCTATTGTGGCAATTGATGAAAAGGTAAATTTTAGAACACATACTATAAAAATGCCACCTTCCTTGCTAAAGGATTTACAATTAGGGGCATCTGTTGCCAATAATGGTGTTTGTCTAACTGTTACTAAAATCGATGGCGATTTAGTGAGTTTTGACTTAATGCAAGAAACGTTAAAACTGACTAATCTAAGCCAAGTAAATGTTGGCGATTCAGTTAATATTGAACGTGCAATGCAAATGGGTACCGAAATCGGTGGTCATATCCTTTCTGGACACGTCTATTGCATGGCAAAAGTTATCAATATTATTCCAAGTGAAAATAACGTCCAAATTTGGTTTGAAATGCCAAATAACGGTGCAATCAAATATATTCTTCACAAAGGTTTCATTGCGATTGATGGTATTAGTTTAACTATCGGTGAAGTAAAAGGTAATACATTCTGCGTAAACCTTATCCCTGAAACCCTACAACGCACAATGATCAGTAAACGCCCTATCGGTAGCCTTGTAAACATTGAGATCGATCCACAAACCCAAGCGATTGTCGATACAGTTGAACGATATTTAAAAAATCGTCAAATTTAA